The following proteins are co-located in the Amphiprion ocellaris isolate individual 3 ecotype Okinawa chromosome 7, ASM2253959v1, whole genome shotgun sequence genome:
- the LOC129349212 gene encoding uncharacterized protein LOC129349212 has translation MIVCDMYVWCLNMPEVGHVCRTRLHVCSLSMICLLVILLCQHCRFHLMFAASWLQAEHMPLFKRQTIKASVSHISTATIKANVRHNTATTIKANISHITTTTIKANISFITTTNIKGNISTTTIKANVFQITATIKTNVSHIAAIRIKANVSHITATIKANVSHITATTIKANVFQITTTVKTNISHIVAIAIKANVSHITATIKANVSHITTTTIKANISNITTTTMKANVSHITTTPIKANVSHITTTTIKANISHITIATTIKANITHIPATTIKANISHVTTTTIKANISHITIATTIKANISHIPATTIKANVSHITTTNIKANLATDSLFSSKKNLNAAKTNI, from the coding sequence ATGATCGTATGTGACATGTATGTCTGGTGTCTGAACATGCCTGAGGTCGGTCATGTTTGTAGGACACGGCTCCATGTATGTAGCCTTTCTATGATCTGTCTGCTGGTGATTTTACTCTGTCAACACTGCAGGTTTCATCTGATGTTCGCTGCATCATGGCTGCAAGCAGAACACATGCCGCTTTTCAAGAGGCAAACCATCAAAGCTAGCGTTAGCCATATTAGCACtgctaccatcaaagctaacgttAGGCACAATActgctactaccatcaaagctaacattagccacattaccactactaccatcaaagctaacattagcttcatTACTACTACTAACATCAAAGGTAATATTAgcactactaccatcaaagctaatgttttcCAAATTACTGCTACTATCAAAACTAACGTCAGCCACATTGCAGCTATTAGGatcaaagctaacgttagccacattactgctactatcaaagctaatgttagccataTTACggctactaccatcaaagctaatgttttcCAAATTACTACTACTGTCAAaactaacattagccacattgtAGCTATTgcaatcaaagctaatgttagccacattactgctactatcaaagctaatgttagccacattactactactaccatcaaagctaacattagcaacattactactactaccatgaaagctaatgttagccacattactactactcccatcaaagctaatgtaagccatattactactactaccatcaaagctaacattagccacattactattgctactaccatcaaagctaacattaccCACATTCctgctactaccatcaaagctaacattagccatgttactactactaccatcaaagctaacattagccacattactattgctactaccatcaaagctaacattagccacattcctgctactaccatcaaagctaacgttagccacattactacaaCTAACATCAAAGCTAATCTGGCCACAGATTCTTTgttttcatctaaaaaaaatttaaatgctgcaaaaacaaacatctga